The Spartobacteria bacterium DNA window CATGCTCTCTGGCGTACCATTTAACCAGATGTAGCGATTCCATGATCGCCTGATCAAAACGCGCCCAGCCAAGAGGCAGGTAAAAACATGCCAAAAACACGCCAGCGATCAACGCCAGTTTTTTCCACTCATCTTTCCAGTTCATCGCATTTCCTTATTTGGTCTTTTCGCCATACTTTGGTTAAAAAAATTATTCTGTTTCCGCGATAACCCGCTCTACGCAGTCAAAAAAGTTTAAAATGCAGGGCGAACGCAAAGTATAATAAACCGAAGTGCCTCGTTTTTCATCCTGCACCAATCCGGCCTTTTTCAGTACCGTCAAATGCTTTGACACCGTGGAAAAGTCAGCATCCACCAATGCCACCAGTTCACACACACATCGCTCGCCTCGAGACAGTTCATCCACCATCAGCAGACGTGATGCATGCGCTAAGGCTTTCATCACTTTGGCACGCTGCTCAAATTTTTCCGTTGCTTTCATCTTTCCCTATTTGGTTATCTGACCAAATATATAAACGGTGGAACCGAGCGCGTCAACGCATTTTGTAAAAATATCCGCGTATGCATAACGCTGCTTTAACAACGCAACGTATTCAGAGCTCAGTCCTGATGGGCCGGCATGTCTGATTGATAATCGTGAAACATGCCCATATGCTGCACGGTATTTGTCCGACGCGCCCTGAGTTTATCGTTATATTGCTGACGCGCCGACTCAATATCAGGCGCACATCCAGCCAGCAGGAAGCAAACCATTAGACCCAGTATTGCTTTCATCAGTTGTCATCCTCCCCTTGTGCACATTGCCACTCCGGTTTCCGTATTTTGTAAATAATCAGCGGGGGAATAATCAGAATGGTCATTCCAGCCAATAAGAATATTTCGAAAAAGATAATATCTTTCATGGCTGTCAGCTGCGATGGCGGGAAAAAGCCCACAATGATGCAAAAAAGCGACGCAAGGCATCCCCCGCCAGCCACAAGCCACATGCCTGCATTTCCGCCGGGCACACGATAGGTACGCCTCGCATCAGGACATTTATAGCGGAGTCGAATAGCCGCCACAAACATCATAACATACATTACCAGATACACCTGCGAAGTAAGTACAGTCAGCATCCAGAATGAACTCTGCACCGAAGGCATGACCAGATACACCAGTGAAAAAACGG harbors:
- a CDS encoding ArsR family transcriptional regulator, encoding MKATEKFEQRAKVMKALAHASRLLMVDELSRGERCVCELVALVDADFSTVSKHLTVLKKAGLVQDEKRGTSVYYTLRSPCILNFFDCVERVIAETE